The DNA window TGCATCATGTTCCACAAAAGCGACAACCCCCCCGGGTCGCAATGCTGCAGCAATTTTTCGGATGGCATCAACCGGCTCGGGCAGATACGTGATCACACGCCGGCCGACAGCAGCATCGAATGGGCCGAGTCCGGGCGATATCGCGCAAATATCCCCCTTGATGAATGTGATATTTGAGAGATGGAGCTTACGCACACGTTCCCGTGCTATCTCAAGTGAAGGTCCGTCCCGATCGATGCCGGTGATCTTCCCATCCTTGCCAACCAGTTTCGCGAGCAGGAGCGAGACGTCGCCGCTCCCGCAGCCAACATCAAGAACACGCATCCCGGGACCTATTCCTGCATCGACTAACAGACGTACAGTCATTTCGTCAACGGAATCTATCAGCGATACCTTGTGAGCTGGCTCCTGAATTGTCTTCTCACCTCGAAGGGCTTCGTTAGACATCAATTCCTTATATCATCTCAGGAGTATATTATTTCTTTTTCTGATTCATCCAAAATCTGCATTCAAACGTATCTTTCACAGGGTTATCATTTCCCCGTATTGACGTCACCGTCGTAACCAAGTCACCGCAGATCAGATCAGTATCGCCTCAGAACTGTTCCGTACCTCTGGGTATTTTGGTTCGATTACATCGTCGGCCCTTATCGCGATATTCTTTAATCTAAATGTCAGCGATCAGAGCCTGCATTCAATTGCTGCAATTATGGTGATCCTCAGCGTTGTGGGACTGCTTATTGTTATTGCCGACAGGAAAATCATGGTGCTGGCAAACGTATAGCGGGTTTTCTTCTATACAGTATGACACATACGATCGATTCAATTTCATTTCCTTTTATCGTCTTCGACAAACAGGAGAGTTAGTTTTCAATGCAATCGGAAGAAGAACGATATACGCTCAAATGATCTTAAGAGGATGTCCTGCGAAGTCCTTTGAGGTAAGAAGATTATTCCGAAGTCTGCCCGGAACCTATCACTGACAGACTCTGTCGATGACATGACCCGGCGAATGCTCATCGACGCAGGCTGAGGGAAGATCGTCGACCCGCACGCTTCGTGCACCTTCGGCGCGCTCGCACCTGTTTCGTGGGCCGGCTCTGTCGTCAGGTCTGATACCTGGCTATTGATGCAGATTTTAATATCTTCCGCGCTAAAATGAATAGAGCAAATTTTCAATAAGGAAATTTGTGAATATTCAACCAGAACAATATCCACCCCCGTAGTGTAGCGGTCAATCATGCAGGACTTTGGATCCGGCGACCCCGGTTCGAATCCGGGCGGGGGTATTCGTTT is part of the Methanosphaerula palustris E1-9c genome and encodes:
- a CDS encoding methyltransferase domain-containing protein; this encodes MSNEALRGEKTIQEPAHKVSLIDSVDEMTVRLLVDAGIGPGMRVLDVGCGSGDVSLLLAKLVGKDGKITGIDRDGPSLEIARERVRKLHLSNITFIKGDICAISPGLGPFDAAVGRRVITYLPEPVDAIRKIAAALRPGGVVAFVEHDATMVPGRLKPLPLQEQVSTWIRKTIEYEGADIHIGFNLPLLFEQAGLTLEHVRAEAIIQTPRTQYPTVAIIRAMFPRIIKAGVATEEEIDLETLEQRLFDERTKANLVYVSDMVFTVWARKSGIPK